A stretch of DNA from Gemmatimonadota bacterium:
GCGGTCAAACAAGCCCTTGAGACGCAATTTCCGCCCATGTGGGTCGCTGGTGAGTTAACCTCCTTCTCTCAGCCCTCATCCGGACATCGGTATTTCACGCTCTCAGATCCGCACAGTCAATTGCGCTGTGTGATGTGGCGTTCTCGTCCCATAACCGGATTTCGCCCCACAGCGGGGATGGCCGTGTTGGCACAGGGGCAGTTGACGGTGTATGAACGGCGGGGCGAATATCAATTTAATGTGGCACAACTGTTTCCCGCAGGCGTGGGACAACAGCTAATCGCCTATGAAAAACTGAAAAAAAAATTATCGGAAGAGGGCCTCTTTGACGAGGATCGAAAACGATCTCTACCCGAATATCCCAGAACCATTGGGGTCGTGACTTCGCAGACAGGTGCAGCTTTTAGAGATATATTGAATGTGTTGAAACGGCGATTTTCCGCTGTCCGCATTGTTTTGCGTCCCTCGCAGGTACAGGGATTGGACGCGCCAGAAGAACTTGCTCAAAGCATTGCCGATTTCAATGACTTTGGCAAAGTAGATGTATTGATCGTTGGACGCGGCGGCGGCTCGGCTGAGGATTTGGCTGCATTTAACGACGAGACAGTGGTGCGGGCAATTGCGGATTCTGAGATTCCAGTTATATCAGCCGTAGGACACGAGATCGACATCTCCCTATCAGATATAGCGGCTGACGTGCGCGCACCAACCCCTTCTGCTGCTGCAGAAATTGCCGTACGCGATGTTTTAGAAGTGCGCGAACAAGTCGGGCGGCTCACACTTCGCACGCGGGAGGCCATACAGCAATTGTTAGAGAAAAATAAAGATCTTATAGAAACGCACGAAAGCAGTTATGGCATGCGGCGGTTGTCCGACTTGATCGTTCAAAACGCGCAACACGTCGATGAATTACACCGCGATTTATACGCGCTTATAAGGCGGCTATTCGAAAACAGATTAGCCGACTATCACCGCATGACCGGCAAACTGGGATCACTCAGTCCCCTATCAGTGCTCGCGCGGGGGTTTGGCCTCGTACAGCGCGAAGATGGTTCGGTCGTGTCTGATGCAGGGACCCTGACACCCCTTGAACAACTGC
This window harbors:
- the xseA gene encoding exodeoxyribonuclease VII large subunit: MEHPLSVSDVTQAVKQALETQFPPMWVAGELTSFSQPSSGHRYFTLSDPHSQLRCVMWRSRPITGFRPTAGMAVLAQGQLTVYERRGEYQFNVAQLFPAGVGQQLIAYEKLKKKLSEEGLFDEDRKRSLPEYPRTIGVVTSQTGAAFRDILNVLKRRFSAVRIVLRPSQVQGLDAPEELAQSIADFNDFGKVDVLIVGRGGGSAEDLAAFNDETVVRAIADSEIPVISAVGHEIDISLSDIAADVRAPTPSAAAEIAVRDVLEVREQVGRLTLRTREAIQQLLEKNKDLIETHESSYGMRRLSDLIVQNAQHVDELHRDLYALIRRLFENRLADYHRMTGKLGSLSPLSVLARGFGLVQREDGSVVSDAGTLTPLEQLHIRFAKGEATCRVEKIKR